A genomic segment from Cyanobium sp. NIES-981 encodes:
- a CDS encoding VIT family protein — MAQRHPRARRHHSEHHRSDRVGWMRAMVLGANDGTISVASLVVGIAAAGAGRSEILLSGVAATVAGALSMAAGEYVSVQSQADTEQADLARERTELREDPAGELAELTEIYVQRGLDRELALRVATQLSQHDPLGAHARDELGLTETLRARPVQAALSSAASFILGSLVPILAILLAPAARIAAATTLTALLALAGLGALAAWAGGAPLRQGALRMVVWGALAMGLTAAVGRLFGTAV; from the coding sequence ATGGCCCAACGGCATCCCCGGGCGCGGCGCCACCACAGCGAGCACCACCGCTCCGACCGGGTGGGCTGGATGCGGGCGATGGTGCTCGGCGCCAACGACGGCACGATCTCCGTGGCCAGCCTGGTGGTGGGCATCGCCGCCGCCGGCGCCGGCCGCAGCGAGATCCTGCTTTCGGGGGTGGCCGCCACCGTGGCAGGGGCCCTGTCGATGGCCGCCGGCGAGTACGTGTCGGTGCAGTCGCAGGCCGACACCGAACAGGCCGACCTGGCCCGCGAGCGGACCGAGCTCCGCGAAGATCCGGCCGGGGAGCTGGCCGAGCTCACCGAGATCTACGTGCAGCGGGGCCTCGATCGCGAACTGGCGCTCCGGGTGGCGACCCAGCTGAGCCAGCACGACCCCCTGGGCGCCCACGCCCGCGACGAACTCGGGCTCACCGAGACCCTGCGGGCCCGGCCGGTGCAGGCGGCCCTCTCCTCCGCCGCCAGCTTCATCCTGGGCTCCCTGGTGCCGATCCTGGCGATCCTGCTGGCCCCGGCGGCGCGGATCGCCGCCGCCACCACCCTCACGGCCCTGCTGGCGCTGGCGGGGCTGGGGGCCCTGGCCGCCTGGGCCGGCGGGGCGCCGCTGCGGCAGGGAGCCCTGCGGATGGTGGTGTGGGGAGCCCTGGCCATGGGCCTCACCGCGGCCGTGGGGCGGCTGTTCGGCACGGCGGTGTGA
- a CDS encoding FAD/NAD(P)-binding oxidoreductase — protein sequence MAELHARVLIAGGGTGGITLASWLRRLRPDLEVAVIEPSPFHDYQSGWVLVAGGFVDVASTRRPEGEVIPEGVRWIQAAVAAFEPDQNRVRLADGQCVGYDVLVVALGLELQWSAVPGLAESLGRHSVTSIYRRDLAAHTRRVLESFKGGTAIFTHPATAIKCGGAPQKIMHLADQQFKARSGVGVRSRLLFCTAQPALFPVAAYSERMVAIAAERGEEVRYHHDLVAVNGAERTATFCVKEPGKVSREAVLPFDLLHVVPPMAAPAVVARSPLAVNPGEGWVAVDPRTAQHRRYGNVFAIGDVGSFPTAKTAAAVRQQAPVVAANVVAVLEGRSPESAYDGYSACPLITSDHSVMLLEFDYRQQPVSSFLVNPVKERWFTWLLERFGFPWIYWNRMLTGQPHEAAYLKPLEGIARRLGLMRWQRSQRP from the coding sequence GTGGCTGAGCTCCATGCCCGGGTGCTGATCGCCGGCGGGGGTACCGGCGGCATCACCCTGGCCAGCTGGCTGCGGCGGCTGCGGCCCGACCTTGAGGTGGCGGTGATCGAACCGTCGCCCTTCCACGACTACCAGTCTGGCTGGGTGCTGGTGGCCGGTGGCTTCGTGGATGTCGCCAGTACCCGGCGGCCCGAGGGCGAGGTGATCCCCGAGGGCGTTCGCTGGATCCAGGCCGCCGTGGCCGCGTTCGAACCGGATCAGAACCGGGTGCGGCTCGCTGATGGCCAGTGCGTGGGCTACGACGTTCTGGTGGTGGCCCTGGGCCTCGAACTCCAGTGGAGTGCGGTGCCGGGCCTGGCCGAGAGCCTCGGCCGCCACAGTGTGACCAGCATCTACCGCCGCGACCTGGCGGCCCACACCCGCCGCGTCCTGGAGAGCTTCAAGGGCGGAACGGCGATCTTCACCCACCCCGCCACGGCCATCAAGTGCGGTGGGGCGCCTCAGAAGATCATGCACCTCGCGGATCAGCAGTTCAAGGCGCGAAGTGGCGTAGGGGTCCGGTCACGGCTGCTCTTCTGCACAGCTCAGCCGGCCCTCTTCCCCGTGGCGGCCTACAGCGAACGGATGGTGGCCATCGCCGCCGAGCGTGGCGAGGAGGTGCGTTACCACCACGATCTTGTGGCTGTGAACGGAGCGGAGCGTACCGCCACGTTCTGCGTCAAGGAGCCGGGGAAGGTCTCGCGGGAGGCCGTCCTTCCATTTGACCTGTTGCATGTGGTGCCGCCGATGGCAGCGCCGGCGGTGGTGGCCCGCAGCCCCCTGGCCGTGAACCCCGGGGAAGGCTGGGTGGCCGTGGATCCCCGCACCGCCCAGCATCGCCGTTACGGCAATGTGTTCGCCATCGGCGATGTGGGCTCCTTCCCGACCGCCAAAACGGCCGCGGCGGTGCGCCAGCAGGCTCCTGTGGTGGCGGCCAATGTGGTGGCCGTGCTCGAAGGCCGCTCCCCGGAGTCCGCCTACGACGGCTACAGCGCCTGTCCCCTGATCACCAGCGACCACTCGGTGATGTTGCTGGAGTTCGATTACCGCCAGCAGCCGGTGAGCAGCTTTCTGGTGAATCCGGTGAAGGAGCGATGGTTCACCTGGCTGCTGGAGCGCTTCGGCTTCCCCTGGATCTACTGGAACCGCATGCTCACCGGCCAGCCCCACGAAGCCGCCTACCTGAAGCCTCTGGAGGGGATCGCTCGTCGGCTGGGTCTGATGCGCTGGCAGCGGAGCCAGCGCCCTTGA
- a CDS encoding DUF3365 domain-containing protein has product MNPVLSTLRRVGPLMATSAALALLGAFLFCLAPSAAQAVPAEAPVNPEVLARAVDQMEQLDRLRIGLAATLEGSTEEPTLDTMKEVCMPVGRRAAAIGKENGWTVRQVATKYRNPDHAPANAQEREVIDLFSRHPQIQGLWQPSAEGQPAGVSYYRRIAVQPSCLACHGSKDSRPAFVKERYPQDRAFDFKPGDLRGMYAVFIPEVAEALESATGG; this is encoded by the coding sequence ATGAACCCCGTGCTGTCCACCCTGCGGAGGGTGGGGCCGCTGATGGCCACCTCCGCCGCCCTCGCCCTGCTGGGAGCCTTTCTGTTCTGCCTGGCTCCCTCCGCCGCCCAGGCGGTGCCGGCGGAAGCCCCGGTGAACCCTGAGGTGCTCGCCAGGGCCGTGGACCAGATGGAGCAGCTCGACCGGCTGCGCATCGGCCTGGCCGCCACGCTCGAGGGCAGCACCGAGGAGCCCACCCTGGACACCATGAAGGAGGTGTGCATGCCGGTGGGCCGCCGCGCCGCTGCCATCGGCAAGGAGAACGGCTGGACCGTGCGCCAGGTGGCCACCAAGTACCGCAATCCCGACCATGCCCCCGCCAACGCCCAGGAGCGGGAGGTGATCGATCTGTTCTCCCGCCATCCCCAGATCCAGGGCCTGTGGCAACCCAGCGCCGAAGGCCAGCCCGCCGGGGTGAGCTACTACCGCCGCATCGCTGTGCAGCCCAGCTGCCTGGCCTGCCACGGCAGCAAGGACAGCCGGCCGGCCTTCGTGAAGGAGCGCTACCCCCAGGACCGGGCCTTCGACTTCAAGCCGGGGGATCTGCGCGGCATGTACGCCGTGTTCATTCCGGAGGTGGCCGAGGCCCTGGAGTCCGCCACCGGTGGCTGA
- the psbA gene encoding photosystem II q(b) protein, which yields MTTTPLAPPRRQPWTAFKDWITSTDNRLYIGWFGVLMIPTLLVAALCFVIAFIAAPPVDIDGIREPVAGSLLSGNNIITAAVVPTTNAIGLHFYPIWEATSLSEWLYNGGPYQLIVFHFLIGIFCWMGREWELSYRLGMRPWIAVAYSAPVAAATAVLLVYAVGQGSFSDAMPLGISGTFNFMLVLQAEHNVLMHPFHMLGVAGVFGGALFSAMHGSLVTSSLVRETTETESQNRGYKFGQEEETYNIVAAHGYFGRLIFQYASFNNSRSLHFLLAAWPVVGIWFAALAVASFSFNLNGLNFNHSVLDNQGHVVDTWADVLNRAGLGIEAMHERNVHNFPLDLALVETAPVPFTAPAIG from the coding sequence ATGACCACAACTCCTCTGGCGCCCCCGCGGCGCCAACCCTGGACAGCCTTCAAGGACTGGATCACCAGCACCGACAACCGCCTCTACATCGGTTGGTTCGGCGTTCTGATGATCCCCACCCTGCTGGTGGCGGCGCTCTGCTTCGTGATCGCCTTCATCGCCGCTCCCCCGGTCGACATCGACGGCATCCGTGAACCCGTGGCCGGCTCGCTGCTGAGCGGTAACAACATCATCACCGCGGCGGTGGTGCCCACCACGAATGCCATCGGTCTGCACTTCTATCCGATCTGGGAAGCCACCAGCCTTTCGGAGTGGCTGTACAACGGCGGCCCCTACCAGCTGATCGTGTTCCATTTCCTGATCGGCATCTTCTGCTGGATGGGCCGGGAATGGGAGCTGAGCTACCGGCTCGGCATGCGTCCCTGGATCGCCGTGGCCTACTCGGCGCCCGTGGCTGCGGCCACGGCCGTGCTGCTGGTGTATGCCGTCGGCCAGGGCTCCTTCTCGGATGCGATGCCCCTCGGCATCTCCGGCACCTTCAATTTCATGCTGGTGCTGCAGGCCGAGCACAACGTGCTGATGCATCCCTTCCACATGCTGGGCGTGGCCGGGGTGTTCGGCGGGGCCCTGTTCTCCGCCATGCACGGCTCCCTGGTCACCAGCTCCCTGGTGCGCGAGACCACCGAAACCGAGAGCCAGAACCGGGGCTACAAGTTCGGCCAGGAGGAGGAGACCTACAACATCGTGGCCGCCCATGGCTATTTCGGCCGGCTCATCTTCCAGTACGCCAGCTTCAACAACAGCCGCAGCCTGCACTTCCTCCTGGCCGCCTGGCCGGTGGTGGGCATCTGGTTCGCCGCCCTGGCGGTGGCCAGCTTCTCCTTCAACCTCAACGGCCTCAACTTCAACCACTCGGTGCTCGACAACCAGGGCCATGTGGTGGACACCTGGGCCGACGTGCTCAACCGGGCCGGCCTGGGCATCGAGGCGATGCACGAGCGCAATGTGCACAACTTCCCGCTCGATCTGGCCCTGGTGGAAACAGCTCCGGTGCCGTTCACGGCCCCGGCGATCGGTTAG
- a CDS encoding DUF3122 domain-containing protein, with amino-acid sequence MRDRDGQLWGLTLLPVGDAPAREAGAGQDWRLRLTARSAGLRPDHQEPLTLADAQGQVWTLANSSGELVAGASQPLPASAAQFRGKPLRPAPREAWPLELRIPLEDGAGQPLAPARVTLGPEAAAELQRLGRGGP; translated from the coding sequence GTGCGCGACCGGGATGGCCAGCTCTGGGGGCTGACCTTGCTGCCGGTGGGGGACGCCCCAGCTAGAGAGGCTGGGGCTGGCCAGGACTGGCGTCTGCGCCTCACCGCCCGCTCGGCAGGCCTCCGGCCCGATCACCAGGAGCCCCTGACACTGGCCGATGCCCAGGGACAGGTGTGGACGCTGGCCAACAGCAGCGGCGAGCTGGTGGCGGGCGCGTCACAGCCGTTGCCCGCCTCAGCCGCCCAGTTCCGGGGGAAGCCCCTGCGGCCCGCGCCACGGGAGGCCTGGCCCCTGGAACTGCGCATCCCCCTGGAGGATGGGGCAGGGCAGCCGTTGGCCCCCGCCCGGGTGACCCTGGGGCCGGAAGCGGCGGCCGAATTGCAGCGCCTGGGCCGCGGCGGCCCATGA
- a CDS encoding EamA family transporter produces MGAGSPITAIAGPTSWVLLALGTALGETVRDLALRMVLRRSGWSTLRVIGSSSALAALLLVGPVMLTGGSGVHWPPFAAALLLGGSLNALAFWGYGRALALEDLSLVLPLINLSPLVLLLAGWWVLGEHPSAAAALGVGLLVLGAMLLGQSRQEPGAIGLRRLWTSAGCRWMLLVALLWGVGASIDKLGVRAGGSLLWVMALQLTIGGTLLGLSLPSRSGGRPLGQPSRAGPVLVVGLLLAGLAGAVGTVWQMEAISRTAVVHVIALKRLSTLLGSGAGVLALGEPEALRRLGAAALMLIGAATVLWGALG; encoded by the coding sequence ATGGGGGCCGGTTCGCCGATCACCGCCATCGCCGGACCCACCTCCTGGGTGCTGCTTGCCCTCGGCACCGCCCTGGGCGAAACCGTGCGCGACCTGGCCCTGCGCATGGTTCTGCGCCGGTCGGGGTGGAGCACGCTGCGGGTGATCGGCAGCAGCAGCGCCCTGGCGGCCCTGCTGCTGGTGGGGCCCGTGATGCTGACAGGCGGGTCAGGGGTGCACTGGCCCCCCTTCGCGGCGGCGCTGCTGCTGGGGGGAAGCCTCAACGCCCTGGCCTTCTGGGGCTATGGCCGCGCCCTGGCCCTGGAGGACCTCAGCCTGGTGCTGCCCCTGATCAACCTCTCCCCCCTGGTGCTGCTGCTGGCGGGCTGGTGGGTGCTCGGGGAGCATCCGAGCGCCGCGGCCGCCCTGGGGGTGGGGCTGCTGGTGCTGGGGGCCATGCTGCTGGGCCAGAGCCGACAGGAGCCCGGCGCCATTGGCCTGCGGCGGCTGTGGACCAGCGCCGGCTGCCGCTGGATGCTGCTGGTGGCCCTGCTCTGGGGCGTGGGCGCCAGCATCGACAAGCTCGGGGTGCGGGCCGGGGGGAGCCTGCTCTGGGTGATGGCACTGCAGCTCACGATCGGCGGCACCCTCCTGGGCCTCTCCCTGCCCTCCCGCTCCGGAGGGCGGCCGCTGGGCCAGCCATCCCGGGCGGGCCCGGTGCTTGTTGTGGGCCTGCTGCTGGCCGGCCTCGCGGGCGCGGTGGGCACCGTGTGGCAGATGGAGGCGATCAGCCGCACGGCGGTGGTGCACGTGATCGCGCTCAAGCGGCTGAGCACCCTGCTGGGCAGTGGCGCCGGCGTGCTGGCGCTGGGCGAACCGGAGGCGCTGCGACGGCTAGGGGCCGCCGCTCTGATGCTGATCGGGGCCGCCACCGTGCTCTGGGGCGCCCTGGGCTGA
- a CDS encoding cytochrome P450, translating into MPDGLTPVAASAADGPRPLPRTGALSGVLEALAFFRDPGFAERRFDRLGNVFETVLLGQPLVFIRGERALVDLFAQPDALEGWWPASVKQLLGSRSLANRNGADHRARRRVVGQLFSASALQRYTPAITALVEELRDELLVSGHPVPLAARLRRFAFAVIAGVVLGLEGEDREALFQDFEIWTRGLFSFPVALPASPFARALAARERLLGRLTLVLRRARDPGRPASGGLDLLAGGVDEAGVPLSDPDLVEQLLLLLFAGYETTASSLSCLMLALLQHPAQRAWLLEEIDTLPWPPEDGSGSRAVGGPRLDAVVREVMRLMPPVGGFFRRARQPLVLDGVAVPAGRVIQVALASSNRYGACGQESAPEAFRPERHCDGSWTSTLWPFGGGERVCLGKALAELEIRLLTTGLLRGVEFDLLPDQDLGLAVIPSPMPRDGLLVRARLRSAQGAPEHGGGPDQHQSGGP; encoded by the coding sequence GTGCCCGACGGGCTCACCCCGGTCGCCGCGTCTGCGGCTGACGGCCCACGGCCGCTGCCCCGCACCGGCGCCCTCAGCGGTGTTCTCGAAGCCCTGGCCTTCTTCCGCGATCCAGGTTTTGCCGAGCGCCGGTTCGATCGGCTGGGCAATGTGTTCGAGACCGTGCTGCTCGGCCAGCCGCTGGTGTTCATCCGCGGCGAGCGCGCCCTGGTGGATCTTTTCGCCCAGCCGGACGCCCTGGAGGGCTGGTGGCCCGCCAGCGTGAAGCAGCTGCTGGGCTCGCGCTCGCTGGCGAACCGCAACGGAGCGGACCACCGCGCCCGCCGCCGGGTGGTGGGCCAGCTCTTCTCGGCGTCCGCTCTGCAGCGCTACACCCCGGCGATCACGGCCCTGGTGGAGGAGCTGCGCGATGAGCTGCTGGTCTCTGGCCACCCGGTGCCCCTGGCTGCCCGGCTTCGGCGCTTCGCCTTTGCGGTAATCGCCGGCGTTGTGCTTGGGCTGGAGGGGGAGGATCGCGAAGCCCTCTTCCAGGATTTCGAGATCTGGACCCGGGGGCTGTTCTCCTTCCCCGTGGCCCTCCCCGCCAGCCCCTTCGCCAGGGCGCTGGCTGCCCGCGAGCGCCTGCTCGGGCGTCTGACGCTGGTGCTGCGCCGGGCCCGGGATCCGGGCCGGCCCGCCAGCGGCGGCCTGGATCTGCTGGCCGGAGGGGTGGATGAGGCCGGCGTTCCCCTCAGCGATCCCGATCTGGTGGAACAGCTGCTCCTGCTGCTGTTCGCGGGCTACGAGACCACCGCCTCCTCGCTGAGCTGTCTGATGCTGGCCCTGCTGCAGCATCCGGCCCAGCGGGCCTGGCTGCTGGAGGAGATCGACACGCTTCCCTGGCCGCCGGAGGACGGCAGCGGCTCCAGGGCCGTGGGCGGTCCGCGGCTCGATGCGGTGGTGCGGGAGGTGATGCGGCTGATGCCACCGGTGGGCGGATTCTTCCGTCGCGCCCGCCAGCCGCTCGTGCTCGATGGGGTGGCGGTGCCGGCCGGCCGGGTGATCCAGGTGGCCCTGGCCTCCTCCAACCGCTATGGAGCCTGCGGCCAGGAGAGTGCGCCGGAGGCGTTCCGGCCTGAGCGCCACTGCGATGGCAGCTGGACCTCCACCCTCTGGCCCTTCGGCGGCGGCGAGCGGGTGTGCCTGGGCAAGGCCCTGGCGGAACTGGAGATCCGCCTGCTCACCACCGGCCTGCTGCGCGGCGTGGAGTTCGACCTGCTGCCGGATCAGGACCTCGGCCTCGCGGTGATTCCCAGCCCGATGCCCCGTGACGGGCTGCTGGTGCGGGCCCGGCTGCGCTCAGCCCAGGGCGCCCCAGAGCACGGTGGCGGCCCCGATCAGCATCAGAGCGGCGGCCCCTAG
- a CDS encoding TrkA family potassium uptake protein produces MASSSWRPWRRRRPPSTRIRRPWRAPLALVLLVNLAAIGYRLTEGWSWADCYWMVAITISTIGYGEVQPLSPAGRVVTALLILGGVVVVQISIQGVLGLSESGYFRRLRERRFRRWLKTMQNHVILCGYGRIGREIAEQLTRERVPLLVVEMDQERRDAAEDRGLPVLVADATLDETLLEAGIHHCRSLVAALPSNAANLYVVLSARGLAPNCRLIARSDSDEAERKLRLAGADQVVSPYVSGGRMMAATALRPLAVTFMDLLAGSDCEVEEFRLSSDPQALGRLLGMSLGELQLGRRTGALVLAVQPAPLASEAMRQYRGASYVREQQTLIANPGSEHRLAPGQMLVVMGSKGQLEGVTSLLGEALSSVDHMAG; encoded by the coding sequence ATGGCCAGCTCCAGCTGGCGCCCCTGGCGCCGACGCCGCCCTCCCTCCACGCGGATCCGCCGGCCCTGGCGGGCTCCGCTGGCGCTGGTGCTGCTCGTGAACCTCGCCGCCATCGGCTACCGCCTCACCGAGGGCTGGAGCTGGGCCGACTGCTACTGGATGGTGGCGATCACGATCAGCACGATCGGCTACGGCGAGGTGCAGCCCCTCTCCCCCGCTGGCCGGGTGGTCACGGCGCTGCTGATCCTCGGTGGCGTCGTGGTGGTGCAGATCAGCATCCAGGGGGTGCTGGGGCTGTCTGAATCGGGCTATTTCCGGCGCCTGCGCGAGCGCCGCTTCCGCCGCTGGCTCAAGACCATGCAGAACCATGTGATTCTCTGCGGCTACGGCCGCATCGGCCGTGAGATCGCCGAGCAGCTCACCCGGGAGCGGGTGCCGCTGCTGGTGGTGGAGATGGACCAGGAGCGCCGGGACGCTGCGGAGGACCGCGGCCTGCCGGTGCTCGTGGCCGACGCCACCCTCGACGAGACCCTGCTGGAGGCCGGCATCCACCATTGCCGCTCCCTGGTGGCGGCCCTGCCCAGCAATGCCGCCAACCTCTACGTGGTGCTGAGTGCGCGGGGCCTGGCCCCCAACTGCCGCCTGATCGCCCGCTCCGACAGCGACGAGGCCGAACGCAAGCTGCGGCTGGCCGGGGCCGACCAGGTGGTGAGCCCCTACGTGAGCGGCGGCCGCATGATGGCGGCCACCGCCCTGCGGCCCCTGGCGGTGACCTTCATGGATCTGCTGGCGGGCAGTGACTGCGAGGTGGAGGAGTTCCGGCTCAGCAGCGATCCCCAGGCGCTGGGGCGGCTGCTCGGCATGAGCCTGGGAGAGCTGCAACTCGGCCGCCGCACCGGCGCCCTGGTGCTGGCGGTGCAGCCCGCCCCGCTCGCCAGCGAAGCCATGCGCCAGTACCGCGGCGCCAGCTACGTGCGCGAACAGCAGACCCTGATCGCCAACCCCGGCAGCGAGCACCGCCTGGCCCCGGGCCAGATGCTGGTGGTGATGGGCAGCAAGGGGCAGCTGGAGGGCGTGACCAGCCTGCTGGGGGAGGCCCTCAGCAGCGTGGACCACATGGCCGGCTGA
- a CDS encoding transglutaminase family protein: protein MGRASAGAGVGRLLTRTFSSLPLPAATMPWMDEAARRAEARLQAAGIQLTLGGEPTLVPNQPEGLEWSVAADGPTKLPMARALARAIQQRTWPGSTLLYCSGKRYEGEVNPRWALRLVTGREARPIAPWPRPSEVGDPLDAAAAEAWLARLGERLGAALHPLRFEDAQHPEATVWAVPLTCELGEWRSGHWDLPPGERRLTGAPGPAGLRLPLEHFPEALPCQLLTLEIGGSFGAAGWGLFLPPLEREPTETLLRAVSALAHCPRTGTPLCQPDLSGLLPVDAAEGWEVLGLTADPGVLEVNLPVCDSWSDYRDWLLLLEEAAASVGMRSWKRTPGGGEEGTGGGNHLLWGSRDLEDHPFFPRPAWLVGILRYFQHHPSLAYLFSGSSVGPASQAPRPDEALGDLFDLELAYRVLEASEGEQRQLIGETLRHLHADRSGNNHRSEISLDKFWNPGAPAGCLGLIEFRALESLPRAPWMAAIALLWSHLAALLLDPARRPRQLKPWGLALHDRMLLPSQLWADLEAILADLAAAGLPLDPEPYRAVWDWRFPALLQWQAPAAAPAAAAPARLELRPALEPWPLICDTPREGGFTSRFVDSSLRRFELITDPALCRDHQLVLNGRPLPLRAGQPLAVRYRASRLYPCFHPGIEPHMPLVLQLLPLEPTDGASTGGARMPLAQWRLEAGARAFTPEPVEPVSLPLASPWQAQPERPCTVDLRLAGP, encoded by the coding sequence ATGGGGCGGGCATCGGCTGGAGCGGGCGTCGGCCGGCTCCTCACCCGAACCTTCTCCTCTCTTCCCCTCCCCGCAGCCACGATGCCCTGGATGGATGAAGCCGCACGGCGTGCGGAGGCGCGGCTCCAGGCGGCGGGGATCCAGCTCACCCTGGGGGGGGAACCAACCCTGGTGCCCAACCAGCCCGAGGGGCTGGAGTGGTCGGTGGCGGCCGATGGCCCCACCAAGCTGCCGATGGCGCGGGCCCTGGCCCGGGCGATCCAGCAGCGCACCTGGCCCGGCAGCACCCTCCTCTATTGCAGCGGCAAGCGCTATGAGGGCGAAGTGAACCCCCGCTGGGCCCTGCGGCTGGTCACCGGCCGGGAGGCCAGGCCCATCGCCCCCTGGCCGCGGCCGTCCGAGGTTGGGGATCCCCTCGACGCCGCGGCCGCCGAAGCCTGGCTGGCCCGGCTGGGCGAGCGGCTGGGCGCGGCCCTGCACCCCCTGCGCTTCGAGGACGCCCAGCATCCCGAGGCGACGGTCTGGGCCGTGCCCCTCACCTGCGAGCTGGGGGAATGGCGCAGCGGCCACTGGGATCTGCCCCCCGGGGAGCGCCGTCTCACCGGAGCCCCCGGTCCGGCCGGGCTGCGCCTGCCCCTGGAGCACTTCCCCGAGGCGCTGCCCTGCCAGCTGCTCACCCTGGAGATCGGCGGCAGCTTCGGCGCCGCGGGCTGGGGTCTGTTCCTACCTCCCCTGGAACGGGAGCCCACCGAAACCCTGCTGCGCGCCGTCAGCGCCCTGGCCCACTGCCCCCGCACCGGCACGCCGTTGTGCCAGCCGGATCTGAGCGGGCTGCTGCCGGTGGATGCGGCCGAGGGCTGGGAGGTGCTGGGTCTCACCGCCGATCCCGGCGTGCTGGAGGTGAACCTGCCGGTGTGCGACAGCTGGAGCGACTACCGCGACTGGTTGCTGCTGCTGGAGGAGGCCGCGGCATCCGTGGGCATGCGCAGCTGGAAGCGCACCCCGGGGGGAGGAGAGGAGGGCACCGGCGGTGGCAACCACCTGCTCTGGGGCAGCCGGGATCTTGAGGATCACCCCTTCTTCCCCAGGCCGGCCTGGCTGGTGGGGATCCTGCGCTATTTCCAGCACCACCCGAGCCTGGCCTACCTGTTCAGCGGCTCCAGCGTGGGGCCGGCATCCCAGGCGCCGCGCCCGGATGAGGCCCTGGGCGATCTGTTCGATCTGGAGCTGGCCTACCGGGTGCTGGAGGCCAGCGAGGGCGAGCAGCGCCAGCTGATCGGGGAGACCCTGCGCCACCTCCATGCCGATCGCTCCGGCAACAACCACCGCAGCGAGATCAGTCTCGACAAGTTCTGGAATCCCGGGGCGCCGGCGGGATGCCTGGGACTGATCGAGTTCCGGGCGCTCGAGTCGCTGCCCCGGGCCCCGTGGATGGCCGCCATCGCCCTGCTCTGGAGCCACCTGGCCGCCCTGCTGCTCGATCCGGCGCGGCGCCCCCGCCAGCTGAAGCCCTGGGGGCTCGCCCTGCACGACCGGATGCTGCTGCCCAGCCAGCTCTGGGCCGACCTCGAGGCGATCCTCGCCGACCTGGCCGCTGCCGGCCTGCCCCTGGATCCGGAGCCCTACCGGGCGGTGTGGGACTGGCGCTTCCCGGCCCTGCTGCAGTGGCAGGCCCCAGCCGCAGCTCCAGCCGCGGCCGCGCCGGCACGGCTGGAGCTGCGGCCGGCGCTCGAGCCCTGGCCCCTGATCTGCGACACACCGCGGGAGGGGGGCTTCACCAGCCGCTTCGTGGACAGCTCCCTGCGCCGCTTCGAGCTGATCACCGATCCGGCCCTGTGCAGGGATCACCAGCTGGTGCTGAACGGCCGGCCGCTGCCGCTGCGGGCCGGCCAGCCCCTGGCGGTGCGCTACCGGGCCAGCCGCCTCTACCCCTGCTTCCATCCCGGCATCGAGCCCCACATGCCCCTGGTGCTGCAACTGCTGCCCCTGGAGCCAACAGACGGCGCCAGCACGGGCGGAGCGCGCATGCCCCTGGCCCAGTGGCGGCTCGAGGCCGGGGCCAGGGCCTTCACCCCGGAACCCGTTGAGCCGGTGAGCCTCCCTCTGGCGTCCCCGTGGCAGGCCCAGCCGGAGCGGCCCTGCACCGTCGACCTGCGCCTGGCCGGGCCGTGA